TATTTGTGTACTTTCGTATTAATTTTTTGTAAAATTTagttgggggaaaaaagcgAGTTTCTTACAGTTACAAGCACTTCTTACAATTTTTATatctatataatatataatatcatTCCagaatttcattcatttctcatggctcagtttttttttatttatttttttacattatatatctATAGACTACCTTTGTATCCCTGTTAGATTACTATTCAACTTTAAAACCATTTCAAAGTAAGAGTTTCTCTAAGCGAATTAATTACATTAACTGTGACAGTGTGCTGTGTGGCAGCACAACAGCTGTACACCTGTGGTGTCCACGATCAAGCATTTTGGCAGAGCTCTCAGCATAATACACAGTCATGTCCTTGTACACAAAAGTGGGGGGAAAGTTACATATTTCAGAAAGCATAGCTGTTAAATTCAACTATGTCACCGAGACCACTCTAAAAACTGgcatatattataaatattcaaGATAAATAATGTTGGGAAAGAAATAACATGATGTTgattgtctttccacaatcttTTATGGACATAATGATGACACTGTTACAGAATTtcagtaagaaaaaaatatgaaaataaaatattgatttcttAAGCGGAAATTAAATTATAGCACATTGttttaaagtgaatattttaagcACCTCAAGGTTCTCGGACTCGTGTTCCCACATATTTATTCAGGTGCTTATCTCTGCATTCTCTGTGTGTCTCGCTGTCCCAGGACGGCCATGTGGAGGTGGCACGGCTGCTGTTGGACAGCGGCGCGCAGGTCAACATGCCAGCAGATTCCTTCGAGTCGCCCCTTACCCTCGCAGCCTGTGGAGGACACGTGGAGCTGGCAGCCTTGCTCATAGAGAGAGGAGCCAACTTAGAGGAGGTGTGTGTAAATAGACAGACACTTTAATATTAACACAAGTTTAAGAAGAAGCAAGTGCAATTCCCATTTTGGAGCTTTCTCTATATATACAAATTATGCTGTAGCTGTAGGATAGGTATGAATTTCACAAATTCTGTAGAGAATGGCCTTCACTTTTTGAATCAGTACTTTACTAGCCCAAATCTTAAAATGTAGATGGAAATTAGAGATTAGATAAGAACATGTTTCCAAAATGGGAATTACATTTGTTgttgacatttaaatgacatttatgaGACCAACTACACTGTTTGTCTCTCAAAAAATGCAAGATAAAACAAATTATCTGTCCATATTTCACTGCTGTTATTTAAAgcttaataaagaaaaaaaaatgcactcaGTTGGTAGTGAGgtttgacattttctgtcctattgtgtctgtgtgtcttgagacacacagacacaatagaCTAGCTGATTTCTACACCACAGAATACTCTTGCAGTGAGTCATACTTGCCCCTATGGCTTCTTACCTGCTGATGCTTCCGTTTGTGTCTAGGTCAATGATGAGGGCTACACCCCTCTGATGGAAGCAGCTAGAGAAGGCCATGAGGAGATGGTAGCACTGCTGCTGGCTCAAGGTAAGCAAGCATTGCTCCTGCATCTGAGAAATCAAAGTTTTATGCCAAGTGCCACTCCAGTGAAAAGTGCACACTTGTCTGGATTTGTTAAGCCATGCTTGGTGTAATCTGTGAAAATATACGATCATGGTTTAGGGATTTTAAGTTAATAAATGATGCATGTTTTGCACTTTAGAAGGCGAGACAGTTACTCATCACTAAGCATTCTTGTACTGTTGTCCAGGTGCTAACATCAATGCCCAGACAGAGGAGACCCAGGAGACAGCTTTGACTCTAGCATGCTGCGGAGGTTTCTTAGAAGTGGCTGACTTCCTCATCAAGGCAGGCGCCGACATTGAGTTGGGCTGCTCCACACCTCTAATGGAGGCTGCACAGGAAGGCCATCTGGAGTTGGTCAAATACCTACTGGCTGCAGGTGAGCCAGAGGAGAGAAGGCTTAGCTAAGCTTTGTTGCATTTAAAATGTCCAGTTATACCTCTGTGCTTACAATCCTAATCTCTGTTATTCAGGGGCAAATGTTCACGCCACAACAGCAACAGGTGACACAGCGTTGACATATGCGTGCGAGAATGGACACACTGATGTTGCCGatgtgctgctgcaggctggAGCCAACTTGGTACGCCATGATCTTAAATGCCCTTTGTCACCAATGATCGGCCCTTTGTTTTACATAGGTTTAGAAAACAGTCTTTGTGTGCAAATGTTAATCGATCGAACTGAACACAGTCTGTTGTGTGAAGCAGGGTTTTTAGCTTGTAGAACCAGAGCAGCATTATTGTTGAGTCATATTTTTCTGGTCATATATAGCTTGGAACTCTTTTATTTAACTTCTGCACCGCACTAAGattcaacaaacacattttcaactttGTCCTCCAGGAGCACGAGTCTGAAGGGGGGCGGACGCCCTTGATGAAGGCAGCGAGGGCAGGACATCTCTGTACAGTGCAGTTCCTTATCAGCAAAGGTGCGAGTTTGACTCTTTGTTCAGAATAACCATGTTAAATATAGtccctttttttaaagcatgaGAGGAAATACGTGACATATCTCATACACTTtgagttcatgtgtttcttcttctcttgtccAGGTGCTAATGTGAACAGAGCTACTGCCAACAATGATCACACAGTGGTGTCTCTGGCCTGTGCTGGAGGACATCTGGCTgtggtggagctgctgctggcacATGGCGCGGATCCTACACACAGACTCAAAGTAATGCACACACTCTGGTTAAAGTTTAAGACCAGTTagaatatttatgtttttccatATATGTTAAATAATAACACATCATTGAaaccatgtttgttttttctttgtaggATGGTTCAACCATGTTGATAGAAGCTGCTAAGGGTGGCCACACCAATGTGGTTTCCTACCTGTTGGACTATCCCAACAACATCCTATCTGTCCCAGCCCCCGACCTCTCCCAGCTCACTCCCCCCTCGCAAGATGCCTCTCAGGTAAATGCAGCAATAAATCACACCTTGTAATGTTCAGGCAGGTCTAATAGTTGTTTTTGATTGCTTGAAACTAACATGTACTCTGTCGTTACAGGTTCCTCGCGTCCCATTCCAAGCTCTCGCCATGGTAGTGCCCCCTCAGGAGCCTGACCGTGCCCCGTCAAACATCGCCACACCCCCACCCGTCTCCAGCAAAGGTAATCAGTGCTACAAAGTTGAAGACTTTATCTAGCATTTGAGCTCTTGTCTTCCTAATTTTGTAGTATTCTGTTGTTAACTCATCCTAATCTTCAATCTCTTTTGTTTAAATCCAGGCGTGTCCAAACAGAGACAGGCAGCCCTCCAGCCCGGTGTCCCCAGCTCAGTGGGCCGAGGGCCTGAAGCAGAGCCCCTGCCGCCCTTCCACTTGTGCCAGCCTCTCGAGTGCATTGTGGAGGAGACGGAGGGAAAGCTCAATGAGCTTGGCCAGAGAATCAGCGCTATCGAGAAGGCCCAGCTTCAGTCACTAGAGCTCATTCAGGGGGAGCCGCTCACCAAAGACAAGATTGAGGAGCTGaagaaaagcagagaggagcaggtaTAATAAGTCATTCATTTAAGATCTGATCTCAACTTGAATCTTCTCAAGATTTAAGAAAGATAGACATGACCTTACAAGCAAATCCACTCTTAAATGTTATTTAACATGCGTAGCGGCGTATCAGAAGTTAGTCAAATAAGGATGTGGCCGTTGTCCACTTaggtgcagaagaagaagaaaatcttGAAGGAGCTGCAGAAGGTGGAGCgccagctgcagctgaaaacgCAGCAACAGTTCACCAAAGAGTATATGGAGGCGAAGGGTTtaaaagaggagcaggagccaGGACAAAGCCAGGGCCCAGGCCCGGGGCCTGGAAGTACGACGGCTGCTTCGGGGCCTCTTCCCGCCACACCAGGTGCCCTAGTACACACTGGCTCCGACACGGACGAAGAGGCCATCAAGGATGGGGAGCAAGAGGAACAGCcaggagaggaaggggaagaggtgaggctgttttaattttatattattgtGACTCCTTACACTGTTTACTGACCGCAGAGATTTAAGGTGTTTATACTTtttcaggaggaggaagatgatgatgaagaggagggttCGGAGGAAGATGGGGATGGAGAAGAGGACGATTACCCCAAGCTTCCTCAGGTGGGCACAATCCTCTACAGGGATGGGCCACAGCAGCCTCCTCTGCCCCCTTCGCCACAGGCCCAGCCccagcctcctcctccgcctcttcAGGCTGCCTTCGTCCCCATCCAACCCCTGCCCGACTACAACCCTGCAGACTACCCGGGAAGCACCAGCCCAGAGCTGCAGAGGGTACTGGTAGGGCAGCAGATGCTGGGCCAACAGCAGCAGGGTCAACAGTTGGCTGGGTTAGGCCCAGGAATGATACCTCAGCAGGCCCCAGATGGGCTCATGGTAGCTACACCTGCACAGACGCTCACAGACACGCTGGATGACATCATGGCAGGTAAGTGCATTGACTCTCATTGGGTGCAAGTGTCTGCTCAATCCCTCGTGTATGTTCAAATAACTATTTTTATATATCAAATaactaaattttttttttctcctgcagctgtgagCAGCCGCGTGCCCATGCTGAACACTACAACCTCACCCACACCCCTGTCCCAGCCACCAACACAGATGCCCGCAAACATCGCTTCGCCCCCTTCGGTCCTGCCCCTCTACCCTTCTGTCGACATAGATGCACATGTAAGACACAGGGCCAGTTTTACATGACATAATTCTCAAAAAAAGACATGTCTGTACAAAGTTAGTTACTTTTTGTTCTCTTCACAGACGGAGAGTAACCATGACACAGCGCTGACGCTGGCCTGTGCAGGAGGACATGAGGAGCTTGTGTCTGTCCTTATTGCACGGGGAGCCAACATTGAGCACCGGGACAAAAAAGGTACAACTTCTAAACATTAGTGAGATATGAAATGAGTTGATAATAGATGTTTCATATATTAAGTAACCCTTATATTCCCTCTTTTCTCCACAGGCTTTACTCCTCTGATCCTTGCTGCCACTGCTGGCCACGTAGGAGTGGTTGAGGTGCTCCTGGACAAAGGGGGTGACATTGAGGCTCAGTCAGAGAGAACCAAAGACACGCCCCTCTCCCTGGCCTGCTCTGGGGGACGTCAGGAGGTAAACACATTGTCTTTCAGTTTACCTTCACAATATTGACATTCCTGCTCATGATTTTCATCGTTTTACTATGCTGTGTAATCATCACTTGTGCCGGTCAGGTggttgagctgctgctgcttcggGGAGCCAATAAGGAACACCGCAATGTTTCCGACTACACGCCTCTTAGCCTGGCTGCTTCTGGGGGTTACGTCAACATCATCAAGATACTCCTCAATGCTGGGGCTGAAATAAACTCCAGGTGAGCGCTAGGAACCTTAGTATCACTTTGGCCCCTTGGAAGGAGTGAAACATGTCTTCCAATGTTAGGTTTAGTATTTCGTTAATCTGATTGTGACATTTATTAGTTCCTGAAAGTGAATGAGGACGTACTATGGAGACACTTAagttttttaaatcagaagGTGCCAGAAATCTCCATTAAATGTTTGTAGCCACACCCAAAAGTAAAACCATGATCACATGATTACCTCTGTTTATAAATAAGGAATGAGGATACAGTAATACCACTTTTGCTCATATATGGGTTTTTTATTGTGGGTATGACTGGCAAAGATAAGTGTGTTCCTTTTTGTGTGCAACATCATGAATGCCAGGgaaaacagcaaacagtagaaagcagcatggaggccacCAACAATGTTACCttggttactttttaaaatatcttttacttcagtctctcttcaaACTCAGTGGTGACTAAACAATGTTTGAGAGCTACTTTAACAGAAATGCATGGAAAACTATTTACGCACCAACGTAAGGATCTTTACAGGTGTCATAGCATCACTCCAGAAAAGGGCTGAAAATTAGCACATCGCATATGTCCATCACTGCCAATCAGTGCTTGAGTTGATAATACGTGTTAAGTTACTGAATTGCAGTAAAATTATGATAACTGAAACCAAGACAAATACTCAACAGTTCTctaaacaatacatttttttcaccagGACTGGCAGCAAGCTTGGAATCTCTCCTCTGATGCTGGCAGCTATGAATGGTCACGTCCCGGCTGTGAAGCTGTTGCTAGACATGGGCTCGGACATCAACGCCCAGATCGAGaccaacagaaacacagctcTCACCCTTGCGTGCTTCCAGGGGCGGGCTGAGGTCGTCAGTCTGCTGCTCGATCGCAAGGCCAACGTAGAGCATCGTGCTAAGGTGAGCGTCTGGATCACATATACCAAACACACATCGGATTCCAGTTTCCAGATTTGATGAATTAATTTGTGAATATTCTGACTTTGTGCAGACCGGCCTTACTCCTCTCATGGAGGCAGCCTCAGGAGGTTATGCAGAGGTGGGCCGAGTGCTGCTGGACAAAGGTGCCGATGTCAATGCTCCACCTGTGCCCTCATCCAGAGACACTGCCCTCACCATTGCTGCAGACAAAGGCCACTACAAGTTTTGTGAGCTGCTTATCAACAGGTGAGTGCTCGTGGGTGTTCCTGTACTGAACCATGTTCTGGTTTTCTTATAATGAGCTAATCCTCAGTCACTTCAGCTGTTGAGTGAATTAGCTGTTAGGGCTGTGTTGAAGGTTATAATTTTCATGCTGGTTGAGGTGAGATGCTGATGCTGGGTTGGTTTCATTGTTGATGCACAAAGTGtgcttttttcacattatgtAGAATGCtggtgaagtagtataaagtataaaaaacacattaacttTAAAATCAGGTATCGACCATAGATGAGTCCGTTGActcctttctgtttttgcaGGGGTGCCCATATCGATGTACGAAACAAGAAAGGGAACACTCCTCTCTGGCTGGCGGCAAACGGCGGTCATTTTGACGTGGTGCAGCTCTTAGTGCATGCCAGTGCTGATGTGGATGCAGCCGACAACCGCAAGATTACCCCACTCATGGCTGCTTTTCGGAAGGTGCAGACTTCAGACTATCAGAACCATGATTGTCAGTGCGACAGGCGTCTCTTTGGCGAGCCTCTGGTTTCTAACCATTCTGCCTAAAATTTTAGGGTCATGTGAAGGTGGTGCAGTATCTTGTGAAGGAGGTCAACCAATTCCCATCAGATATCGAGTGCATGAGATATATCGCGACCATCGCTGACAAGGTAGGTGTTGCTCTCCTTTTCAGTCACTAGTCAGAACTGGCAGAACTGATGTTGATGTTAGCAGAGCTCTAACTCCagctgttttcctgttgttgttgttgttgttgttgctgcaggaGCTGTTGAAGAAGTGCCACCAGTGCATGGAGACCATTGTCAAAGCCAAAGACCAGCAGGCAGCCGAGGCCAACAAGAATGCGAGCATTCTTCTCAAGGAGCTAGACTTGGAGAAGGTAAAGTCACatcctgtgtctgtgttttgggAAGTTATCATATTTTGAATATACTGGATAAGGACACACGTTTATTTTTGTATTCCAtatctttattgattttaaacatGGAACATATTTTTTCAATATTGTTTCAAGTCGGGAGCCATCggtgtaaataaaaaacaattatagctgacaaaatgattaaaaaaaagtaatgaaaataaatagcttatttacatacacacattacacGTAtccataaatacatatatatatatgcatatatatcaATTGAGAacaaaaaggggggaaaaaaggaacaTTGGGAGTACAGTCTTATTTGGGAAAACGTCAAATTTAAGAAGTAATTTAATCAGGCCTTGATTCCAAAAATGTAAGAAAGGAACCTCCGTATTTataaaagatgtattttttttttttttgtctgatggTGTATGCAGGCCTTACAGTCGCTATACAGAAAGAAAGCTTGTTAATCCAGCAACCACTTTTCgacaaacatgtatttaaaatgactctgtgttgtgtgtgacagtCCCGGGAGGAGAGCAAGAAGCAGGCCCTGGCTGCTAAACGTGAGAAACGCAAGGAGAAacgcaagaagaagaaggaggagcagaagaggaagcaggaggaagaggaggggcaGAAAACCAAGGAGGATTTCTCTGAGATgcaggagcagaaggaggaTTCAGCTGATGGTAACTTTCTATGACTTTTCCTTAAGTTCCTAGAGTTGTCTTATATTTACTACTCTGTTCTACTAGAATTAAGTGGTCTGTAACTGTTCCTGTATTTTCCTCCCCATAGAAACAGATGTTCCTATTGAGCCTCCAAGTGcaactaccaccaccaccattgGTATATCTGCCACCTCCACCACTTTCACTACAGCTTTTGGTAAGAAGCGAGCAAGTGTGGCCACTACCCCGAGCACCAATCGtaagaacaaaaagaacaagacCAAGGACTCCTCGCCCAACGAACCCATCATATTACAGGATCCGCAGGTGAGCACTACAGCTTTTATCAATGGTatagtttgtctttgtttgataAGTTAATTTGACTCAAAGTGCCTGTGTATATGTCCTCCCCCTAGGTTGCACTAGCACAGCACAAGGCTGACAAGAACAAGATCCATGGTGAGCCacggggtgggggtgggggagtGACAGGTGGCAACAGCGATTCTGACCCCTTGGATAGCACCGACTGTGCcagtgagagcagcagcagcgggggCAAGAGTCAGGAGCTCAACTACCTCCCTGACCTCACCTcatccgcctcctcctcctcctcctcttcctcctcctcttcctcagccCCCTCCTCAGGAGTGCCTCAGTCCCAGGTCCTCCTGCGCGGCCCAGAGAAGAGACACTGTCCTCAGCCGCAGAGTGACGGCAAGTTGGACAACAAGGTCACAGTCTCCATCTCAAAACCAACGCAAAAGTGAGTCCCTGTTGGAGCAGAGCAAGTTCATCATCTTACACACTAGTTGGCTATCTAGTGAGAACATTTTTTCTTTGGGCACTTTTGTTAAGTATGTTGACATGTATTTTTCCTAAAACTTCTAGCTTATTTCAAAACAGATCATATCTTCATAACCaaccaattaatcaattaattgtgaaaGTAAACAGCAGAATAGTCGAtatgaaaataatttagatgCAGCCCTAAATTTGAGCTTTGCCCGTTCTGTCACAGAGCTCCGGACATGATCGACTCCACCTCCAACTCCTTACCCTCTCCATTCAAGACCATGGCTCTTCCCATCACCTCACCCAACAGTAAACTCAGCCTCACGAGCCCCAAGAGAGGccagaagagagaagaaggttGGAAGGAGGTGGTCAGAAGGTTAGTggttattttatgttgtttgtttacattgcAACCTCTCACAgggttttaaagttttactttATGTGCATGATTTGtaaaagaaagatgtttttttttttttttttattcggcaccaaacttgtttttatttgtggaTGTCAGTTGATGTGAATTATAATCCACAGTTCCCATCTGCCAGAATAGACAGATGAATAATGAAATGTCACTGCTTCCTTTTGAAGATCAAAGAAGCTGTCTGTGCCAGCCTCTGTCGTGTCTCGGATCATGGGCAGAGGAGGCTGCAACATCACAGCCATCCAGGACGTGACGGGAGCTCACATTGACGTAGACAAACAGAAGGACAAGAACGGGGAGAGGATGATCACCATAAGGTAAAAATAATGCCCTCTGGCGGACAGCAAACAGAAATGCAGTTGGAGTGTAACAGTTGGTTAGATGCATTAAGCACGTAAGCCCCTTCTAGATGATGTATTTCACTCACACTTGATTAACCAATGGCCTGCAGCCCTAATGGATGTGATGCATCTTGGTCTACCAATATTGTTATGAATGCACTGATTTATTGGCAGAACATCGGTCTCAGCTGATATTTGGCTTGTTGACTGCTATTGGTCCACCGGCAAATAAGATGATATTCATCGATGACAGTGGCCgatgtttatctgttttcacattaaCTAATTTTGCATGATTTGTGATATCCCTGCCATCAGTT
This window of the Pagrus major chromosome 18, Pma_NU_1.0 genome carries:
- the ankhd1 gene encoding ankyrin repeat and KH domain-containing protein 1 isoform X5, whose amino-acid sequence is MQDAVAGTAMLTDGFEDEIDSVTPRSPVAGMGVGATPGGVGLGGIGIGVGGKKVRLYGEPGGPAAERLDFKLAAAAVLSSGPGSGSDEDEVSEVESFILDQEDLDNPIMKTASELLLSSATDGVDLRTVDPETQARLEALLEAAGIGKLSTADGKAFADPEVLRRLTSSVSCALDEAAAALTRMRAENTLNAGQADNRSLAEACSDGDVNAVRKLLDEGRSVNEHTEEGESLLCLACSAGYYELAQVLLAMHANVEDRGIKGDITPLMAAASGGYVDIVKLLLVHGADVNAQSSTGNTALTYACAGGFVDVVKVLLKEGANIEDHNENGHTPLMEAASAGHVEVARVLLEYGAGINTHSNEFKESALTLACYKGHLDMVRFLLEAGADQEHKTDEMHTALMEACMDGHVEVARLLLDSGAQVNMPADSFESPLTLAACGGHVELAALLIERGANLEEVNDEGYTPLMEAAREGHEEMVALLLAQGANINAQTEETQETALTLACCGGFLEVADFLIKAGADIELGCSTPLMEAAQEGHLELVKYLLAAGANVHATTATGDTALTYACENGHTDVADVLLQAGANLEHESEGGRTPLMKAARAGHLCTVQFLISKGANVNRATANNDHTVVSLACAGGHLAVVELLLAHGADPTHRLKDGSTMLIEAAKGGHTNVVSYLLDYPNNILSVPAPDLSQLTPPSQDASQVPRVPFQALAMVVPPQEPDRAPSNIATPPPVSSKGVSKQRQAALQPGVPSSVGRGPEAEPLPPFHLCQPLECIVEETEGKLNELGQRISAIEKAQLQSLELIQGEPLTKDKIEELKKSREEQVQKKKKILKELQKVERQLQLKTQQQFTKEYMEAKGLKEEQEPGQSQGPGPGPGSTTAASGPLPATPGALVHTGSDTDEEAIKDGEQEEQPGEEGEEEEEDDDEEEGSEEDGDGEEDDYPKLPQVGTILYRDGPQQPPLPPSPQAQPQPPPPPLQAAFVPIQPLPDYNPADYPGSTSPELQRVLVGQQMLGQQQQGQQLAGLGPGMIPQQAPDGLMVATPAQTLTDTLDDIMAAVSSRVPMLNTTTSPTPLSQPPTQMPANIASPPSVLPLYPSVDIDAHTESNHDTALTLACAGGHEELVSVLIARGANIEHRDKKGFTPLILAATAGHVGVVEVLLDKGGDIEAQSERTKDTPLSLACSGGRQEVVELLLLRGANKEHRNVSDYTPLSLAASGGYVNIIKILLNAGAEINSRTGSKLGISPLMLAAMNGHVPAVKLLLDMGSDINAQIETNRNTALTLACFQGRAEVVSLLLDRKANVEHRAKTGLTPLMEAASGGYAEVGRVLLDKGADVNAPPVPSSRDTALTIAADKGHYKFCELLINRGAHIDVRNKKGNTPLWLAANGGHFDVVQLLVHASADVDAADNRKITPLMAAFRKGHVKVVQYLVKEVNQFPSDIECMRYIATIADKELLKKCHQCMETIVKAKDQQAAEANKNASILLKELDLEKSREESKKQALAAKREKRKEKRKKKKEEQKRKQEEEEGQKTKEDFSEMQEQKEDSADETDVPIEPPSATTTTTIGISATSTTFTTAFGKKRASVATTPSTNRKNKKNKTKDSSPNEPIILQDPQVALAQHKADKNKIHGEPRGGGGGVTGGNSDSDPLDSTDCASESSSSGGKSQELNYLPDLTSSASSSSSSSSSSSSAPSSGVPQSQVLLRGPEKRHCPQPQSDGKLDNKVTVSISKPTQKAPDMIDSTSNSLPSPFKTMALPITSPNSKLSLTSPKRGQKREEGWKEVVRRSKKLSVPASVVSRIMGRGGCNITAIQDVTGAHIDVDKQKDKNGERMITIRGGTESTRYAVQLINALIQDPAKELEDLIPRNHIRAPGSKTTSASFPSTTGATSGSTTGPKALSSLVTPTGVSFQPSSSSPSSSSQAGGKIGKGLSSNVRQPFPVSLPLAYAHPQLALLAAQTMHQIRHPRLPMAQFGGTFSPAASTWGPFPVRPVSPGSANSSPKHNGGTNSTGGQARPNATHSEHSSTASSGASVTTTNTTTIAPNTSTTAGSPHTPNPTPYNPQPSVPTPSSVRKQLFAPDPKPAGVTTVSVTATATSGSNAVRGTGSPAHHSSTTATANAPQQSVGPISQPPIQPPAKTEPSVVAPPGKDKPSLSVENQPVSVSESINSVGFTAPAMALPPKPEPRQQLPPPPSSVPSSEAPPPLLNPQHSSHLPSAPPPVLSHNVAHPNNTVPHFSAPAPRVSHRMQPPGPYYSLSEQQQQQQQQTQQQQQQQQQQSVFVPFNAQQEPPKQTQNHTSQPTSLPPQAQSQAQAQAQGSLQVSANLGMMNGSQMQHVANAGKPQQIPPNFGPAGLFNFSSIFDNNSQVGNNQVWGACHLPARSPPEQSYSAPPAYMNMGQIENMIPPPPPDSSKAPGYRSASQRMVNSPIALTSYATSISGSPVYLHGHTAVGTPSFSRQHFSPHPWSASTSGESPVPPPSTVSSSALSTSAVAPPPQPKPGSSSQQDRKVPPPIGTERLARIRQTGSVNPPLLTTSYTASVGQGGIWSFGVGSASEAMSGWSQPLMSSHMMHPQLQAEQSAFSQHQPMEQDDTGIANPANNYHQPQHLPNSYMDFPKGMPMSMYGGTMLPPHPPMAEGPGGPMYNGLHAGDPAWSPIIKVVPNNADNSDPQQQVWPGTWAPHVGNVHLNHVN